Proteins from one Sylvia atricapilla isolate bSylAtr1 chromosome 1, bSylAtr1.pri, whole genome shotgun sequence genomic window:
- the CHST9 gene encoding carbohydrate sulfotransferase 9, with translation MNLRQLFVSLLLFGVAGLLLFMYLQAWIEEPHTESGKKLQQETINQDFILQPLGMPRKEAWRRSAPVNLSNHERAVSSSRHWQGRADPFGVVAASSGSRLPEQQAASESPLSWFRGVYLPPALHPLNKTFVKGGEWQDIDSTQEKRRAFLQDFCRKYNSRKKLQTHLVHLVSRIYVEDRHKVLYCEVPKAGCSNWKRVLMVLSGLAASANNISHDDVHYGKHLRKLDSYDLKGIYTRLNMYTKFIFVRDPMERLVSAFRDKFEHPNSYYHPVFGKAIIKKYRHNADEEALKTGSGVKFKEFIQYLLDSHRPVGMDIHWEQVSKLCYPCLINYDFIGKFETLEEDANYFLQLVGAPASLKFPKFKDRHSSDERTSTEVVRQYLKELSKEERQLTYDFYYLDYLMFNYTSPLV, from the exons aGTCTGGAAAAAAACTGCAACAAGAGACAATTAATCAG GATTTCATACTGCAGCCTCTGGGGATGCCAAGGAAAGAAGCATGGAGGAGAAGTGCTCCTGTGAACCTCAGTAACCATGAGAGGGCTGTCTCAAGCAGCAGgcactggcagggcagggctgaccCTTTCGGTGTGGTCGCTGCCTCCTCGGGGAGCCGACTGCCTGAGCAGCAGGCAGCGAGTGAGTCCCCTCTCAGCTGGTTCAGAGGGGTGTATttgcctcctgccctgcacccaTTAAACAAGACATTTGTCAAGGGCGGTGAGTGGCAGGACATAGACAGCACCCAGGAGAAGCGCAGGGCCTTCCTGCAGGACTTCTGTAGGAAGTACAACAGCAGAAAGAAGCTGCAAACCCACCTGGTGCACCTGGTGTCAAGGATTTACGTGGAGGACAGGCACAAGGTTCTGTACTGCGAAGTGCCAAAAGCAGGCTGCTCCAACTGGAAAAGGGTCCTCATGGTGCTCAGTGGACTCGCTGCTTCAGCAAACAACATTTCCCATGACGATGTGCACTATGGAAAGCATCTAAGGAAATTGGACAGTTATGACCTAAAAGGGATCTACACACGCTTGAACATGTACACCAAGTTTATATTTGTACGTGATCCTATGGAAAGACTGGTATCTGCCTTCAGGGATAAGTTTGAACATCCAAACAGCTACTACCATCCAGTATTTGGGAAGGCAATAATTAAAAAGTATAGACATAATGCAGATGAAGAAGCATTGAAAACAGGATCGGGAGTCAAGTTCAAAGAGTTTATCCAATATTTGTTAGATTCCCACCGACCAGTAGGAATGGACATTCACTGGGAGCAAGTCAGTAAGCTCTGCTATCCCTGCCTCATCAACTATGATTTTATAGGAAAGTTTGAAACCCTGGAAGAAGATGCCAATTACTTTCTGCAGCTGGTAGGTGCTCCAGCTAGTCTGAAGTTCCCTAAATTCAAAGACAGACATTCCTCTGACGAGAGAACAAGTACAGAAGTAGTGAGGCAATACTTAAAGGAATTGTCTAAGGAGGAGAGACAGCTGACCTATGACTTCTATTACTTGGATTACTTAATGTTCAATTATACATCACCACTTGTATAG